From Wolbachia endosymbiont (group A) of Longitarsus flavicornis, the proteins below share one genomic window:
- a CDS encoding helix-turn-helix transcriptional regulator, with protein MKKENKCSNFLDYKVIGQEVRNRRLAKGYTQKDLAKKIGTTYQVILQYEKGTRRISIKKLYELAEALSTTARDLACGQEVSNEERYEEEEILNLVRRHKEIKDQELRETFYLLTKFIRISEEESGKAVKIEVAKGLVKEGVSAHVISRTTNLSIDEYDNDEKKISIPYKVGQRIKEWRLRRGYTQEDLASKVGIINQRIYEYEQGRAAVSLEMLDEIAKVLLINITDLLPETRENENSEAELSRLIEEYKKIKSKELRHVLIKSLFESIQICKEKVKKVEKMRIAKNLVKEGISINIILKTVGLSLNEIQQI; from the coding sequence CAAAAAGATTTAGCAAAAAAAATCGGAACAACATATCAGGTAATACTGCAATATGAAAAAGGAACACGCAGAATTTCAATTAAGAAGTTATATGAATTAGCAGAAGCATTATCAACAACTGCTAGAGATCTAGCTTGCGGACAAGAAGTATCAAATGAGGAAAGGTATGAGGAAGAAGAGATACTAAATCTAGTAAGAAGACATAAAGAGATTAAGGACCAAGAATTACGTGAAACGTTTTATTTATTAACTAAATTCATCCGTATTAGTGAGGAAGAAAGTGGAAAGGCAGTAAAAATAGAAGTGGCAAAGGGTTTAGTTAAGGAAGGAGTTTCTGCTCATGTTATCTCTCGAACAACCAATTTATCTATTGATGAATATGATAATGATGAGAAAAAAATTTCCATTCCGTATAAAGTAGGTCAAAGAATAAAAGAATGGAGGTTGAGAAGAGGATACACTCAGGAAGATTTAGCAAGTAAAGTGGGTATAATAAATCAAAGAATATATGAATATGAACAAGGACGAGCTGCTGTTTCACTTGAAATGTTAGATGAAATAGCAAAGGTACTATTAATTAATATTACAGATCTGCTTCCAGAAACAAGAGAAAATGAGAATAGTGAAGCAGAGCTATCAAGGTTAATAGAAGAATACAAAAAGATCAAAAGCAAAGAACTACGTCATGTACTAATAAAATCTCTGTTTGAAAGCATACAAATTTGCAAAGAGAAAGTGAAGAAAGTAGAAAAGATGAGAATTGCAAAGAATTTAGTTAAGGAAGGAATTTCTATCAATATTATTTTAAAAACAGTAGGCCTCTCCTTGAACGAAATTCAACAAATTTAA
- a CDS encoding RadC family protein codes for MNNKKDRREEIEFRALESNGKALLDREVIETFLSAVHDREEARVIARKLIDSFGIGGILGQEIDDLKTIEGITDSTVAVILCLKEAAKRVPREELKKGPVMDNLETIVKYLRVSIGYSEEEKMKIIYFDQKCRLKGEEVFTGTVDKVPFYIREVTRKALIRKATSIIISHNHPEGRLKPSDEDEAVTKDLAKACQAIGIRLLDHIIITSVGYFSFKEQGLL; via the coding sequence ATGAATAATAAGAAAGATCGTAGAGAAGAAATAGAGTTCAGAGCATTAGAAAGCAACGGTAAAGCTCTACTTGATCGTGAAGTAATAGAAACGTTTCTAAGTGCAGTGCATGACAGGGAAGAAGCTCGAGTTATTGCTAGAAAGCTAATAGATAGTTTTGGAATAGGAGGAATTTTAGGCCAGGAAATAGATGACTTGAAAACTATAGAAGGGATAACTGACTCTACAGTAGCAGTAATTTTATGCCTAAAGGAAGCTGCAAAGAGAGTACCAAGAGAAGAGTTAAAGAAAGGACCTGTAATGGATAACTTGGAAACCATCGTAAAATATTTAAGGGTGAGTATTGGTTATTCAGAGGAGGAAAAGATGAAAATAATATATTTTGATCAAAAGTGCCGTTTAAAGGGGGAAGAAGTGTTCACTGGTACAGTGGATAAGGTACCTTTTTACATAAGAGAAGTAACAAGAAAGGCATTAATAAGAAAAGCGACGTCAATAATAATATCGCATAACCACCCAGAAGGAAGGTTAAAGCCATCTGATGAGGATGAAGCTGTAACTAAAGACTTGGCTAAAGCTTGTCAGGCTATAGGGATTAGGTTACTGGATCACATTATCATCACAAGTGTTGGGTATTTTAGCTTTAAAGAGCAAGGACTGTTATAA
- a CDS encoding helix-turn-helix domain-containing protein, with amino-acid sequence MIEYMFASVGKTAFRGFIYDNSEHIGSVSYELGKKIEGCRIVQGYTQAKLASKIGLTHKEIHNFELGCKAITIKESYIIAGALSVSVVDLLPGPTVLKENSWYEDEDKEIVYLTKIHREIKDQELRKKLYPLVSVKQTKSVKPGRNSQFKF; translated from the coding sequence GTGATAGAATATATGTTTGCTTCTGTAGGAAAAACAGCTTTTAGAGGATTTATCTATGATAATTCAGAGCATATTGGCTCAGTAAGCTACGAGCTAGGGAAAAAAATAGAAGGTTGTAGGATAGTACAAGGGTATACTCAGGCAAAACTAGCAAGCAAAATTGGTTTAACACATAAGGAAATACATAACTTTGAACTAGGGTGCAAGGCTATTACAATCAAAGAATCGTATATAATAGCAGGAGCATTGTCAGTTAGTGTTGTAGATCTACTTCCAGGACCAACAGTACTAAAAGAAAACAGTTGGTATGAAGATGAGGATAAAGAAATAGTCTATCTAACAAAAATACATAGAGAAATTAAGGATCAGGAATTACGTAAGAAGCTGTATCCATTAGTAAGCGTCAAACAGACGAAATCTGTCAAACCAGGAAGAAACTCCCAATTTAAGTTTTGA
- a CDS encoding IS110 family transposase — protein MKKAKSKLEIVNPDAAGIDVGSSVHYVCVPEGRDEQRIQKFGCFTEDLHNLARWLKKCKVTTVAMESTGVYWIPLFQVLESYGFEVKLVNARHVKNVPGRKSDVQDCQWLQQLHSYGLLHGSFRPDDQICVLRSYVRQRKSLTESASTHVLRMQKALIQMNIQLHKVIRDITGVTGMKIIKAIIEGERDPEKLVEFRDARIKNDQSTIAKALAGDYREEHLFTLKQEFELYNIYQEKIAECDRNIEAYYKTFETKPGESKQLSKEKNKHRKSKPNFALHEELHRITGMDFTKVPGLDVLSVQTIISETGINHSKWSTEKHFSSWLGLSPANKITGEKVFSTRTRKVINRAANAFRMAANSVGNSKSALGAYYRKLKKRLGAPKAITATARKIACIFYSMLKYGQEYVEKGMEYYEIRYKDRTVKNLIKRAKELGYLLVKKDELVQGVS, from the coding sequence ATGAAAAAAGCAAAAAGTAAATTAGAAATAGTGAATCCTGATGCAGCAGGGATTGATGTTGGTTCATCTGTACATTATGTATGTGTACCTGAAGGAAGAGATGAACAACGTATCCAAAAATTTGGCTGCTTCACTGAAGACCTTCATAATTTAGCACGGTGGTTGAAAAAATGTAAAGTTACAACTGTAGCTATGGAATCAACAGGAGTATACTGGATTCCTTTATTTCAAGTACTCGAATCATATGGGTTTGAAGTAAAACTGGTAAATGCGCGACATGTAAAAAATGTACCTGGAAGAAAGTCAGATGTTCAGGACTGTCAGTGGTTACAACAACTACACAGTTATGGACTACTTCATGGATCATTCAGACCCGATGATCAAATTTGTGTATTGCGTAGTTATGTGCGGCAACGTAAAAGTCTTACTGAAAGTGCATCTACACATGTTCTGCGTATGCAGAAGGCATTAATTCAAATGAATATACAGCTGCATAAAGTTATAAGAGATATTACTGGAGTAACTGGTATGAAAATTATCAAGGCTATAATCGAAGGCGAAAGGGATCCTGAGAAATTGGTTGAATTCAGGGATGCACGAATAAAAAATGATCAGTCTACTATTGCAAAAGCGTTAGCTGGTGACTATAGAGAGGAACACTTATTCACGCTAAAGCAAGAATTTGAACTATATAATATCTATCAAGAAAAAATAGCAGAATGTGATAGAAATATTGAGGCCTATTACAAAACGTTCGAAACAAAACCTGGCGAAAGTAAACAGTTGAGTAAGGAAAAGAATAAGCATAGAAAAAGTAAGCCAAACTTTGCTTTGCACGAGGAACTGCACCGGATAACTGGTATGGATTTTACTAAAGTTCCAGGGCTTGATGTACTAAGTGTACAGACCATAATTTCAGAAACTGGTATAAACCATAGTAAATGGTCAACAGAAAAACACTTCTCATCGTGGTTAGGACTCAGCCCTGCCAATAAAATTACAGGAGAAAAAGTGTTTAGCACAAGAACGCGTAAAGTCATTAATCGTGCTGCGAATGCATTTCGAATGGCTGCTAATTCTGTGGGAAATAGTAAAAGTGCATTAGGTGCATACTACAGGAAATTAAAAAAACGATTAGGAGCGCCAAAAGCAATAACAGCTACTGCAAGAAAGATAGCGTGCATATTTTATAGTATGCTCAAATACGGACAGGAATATGTAGAAAAAGGAATGGAATACTATGAAATACGCTATAAAGATAGAACTGTAAAAAATTTGATCAAAAGAGCAAAGGAACTTGGCTATCTCTTGGTAAAAAAAGATGAGTTAGTTCAAGGAGTTTCTTAG
- a CDS encoding patatin-like phospholipase family protein, whose amino-acid sequence MTKYILSVDGGGIRGIIPAIILAEIESRTKKPISQIFDLMAGTSTGGIIVAGLCKSNKLQYSANDLVELYQEYGAYIFQSSFWRKSIASWLSGSQYSYRNMEFILNKYFGESTMADVASNLLLTSYDIHNSCEFFFKSWKEKNIKLKDALRATTAAPTYFTPKRLKISQTERVLIDGGVFANNPAACAYASGKRLFPNDEIILLSIGTGGTDRSIKYANSRKFGKIGWIKPLLNVMFASGLDCVDYQLEQVIDDKYIRIQSQLKVASTEMDNITLKNIKSLQQEANAMIEDNQKLIDKLCDFIS is encoded by the coding sequence GTGACAAAGTACATTTTATCTGTAGATGGAGGTGGCATTAGAGGGATAATACCTGCCATTATTCTAGCAGAAATTGAATCTAGGACAAAAAAGCCAATTTCCCAGATTTTTGATTTAATGGCAGGAACCTCAACCGGTGGGATTATTGTTGCTGGACTTTGTAAAAGCAATAAACTTCAATACTCTGCCAATGATTTGGTTGAACTTTATCAAGAGTATGGAGCATATATCTTTCAATCATCATTTTGGAGAAAATCAATTGCTTCTTGGCTGAGTGGTTCTCAGTACTCATATAGAAATATGGAATTTATTCTCAACAAATACTTTGGTGAAAGTACTATGGCCGATGTTGCGAGTAATCTACTACTCACCAGTTATGACATTCACAATAGTTGTGAATTTTTCTTCAAAAGTTGGAAAGAAAAAAACATTAAGTTGAAAGATGCACTCAGAGCTACAACAGCTGCTCCAACGTACTTCACACCAAAACGTCTGAAAATTAGCCAAACAGAGAGAGTATTGATAGATGGTGGAGTGTTTGCAAATAATCCAGCGGCTTGTGCATATGCAAGTGGTAAGAGGTTATTTCCAAATGATGAGATTATACTGCTATCAATAGGCACTGGTGGAACAGATAGAAGTATAAAGTATGCTAACTCAAGGAAATTTGGCAAAATAGGGTGGATCAAGCCACTACTGAATGTGATGTTTGCCTCTGGATTGGATTGCGTTGATTATCAACTAGAACAAGTAATAGACGATAAATATATAAGAATACAATCGCAATTGAAAGTAGCATCGACTGAGATGGACAATATTACACTCAAAAATATCAAATCTCTTCAGCAAGAGGCAAATGCAATGATAGAGGACAACCAGAAATTAATAGATAAACTTTGCGATTTCATATCTTAA
- a CDS encoding ankyrin repeat domain-containing protein, with amino-acid sequence MDKLGQDTKNKLHFWWLITVIVCIIATYSYMKAKAEGNYKTILRIASQNCNLDVVKFSVENLLSVNTRVPKLTALHHASDSGCLKVTKFLVYQGADISALGENERWTALHFAALEGHLEVVSFLLERGANPNVRDRSGKNPRDVAVIESRQNKDKPYDQIIKLLAEAENR; translated from the coding sequence ATGGATAAATTGGGTCAAGATACAAAAAACAAGCTGCATTTTTGGTGGCTTATAACAGTAATAGTATGTATTATTGCTACCTATTCCTACATGAAGGCAAAAGCTGAAGGTAATTATAAAACGATACTACGCATTGCTTCTCAAAATTGTAACTTAGATGTAGTAAAGTTTTCAGTAGAAAATTTATTAAGTGTTAACACACGAGTTCCTAAATTAACAGCATTACATCATGCATCTGATTCAGGATGCTTGAAAGTTACTAAATTTTTAGTATACCAAGGAGCTGACATTAGTGCATTAGGTGAAAATGAAAGATGGACAGCATTACATTTTGCTGCATTAGAAGGGCACTTAGAAGTAGTGAGTTTTTTACTGGAAAGAGGTGCAAATCCTAATGTTAGAGATAGAAGTGGAAAAAACCCTCGAGATGTAGCTGTAATAGAATCAAGGCAAAACAAAGACAAGCCCTACGATCAAATAATAAAGCTACTTGCAGAAGCAGAGAACCGATAA
- a CDS encoding phage tail protein, with the protein MKPEFSIEGIKDHVISVHLTDESGTIDDVAEVFVDYGNENVEVPNELNIALGYKETGIFPMGIYTVNEVTIQGPPKTLLIKAHATNLRISLKAKVSKEWRQITIENLVKEIAQKHGYGYKVAEEFKNVLIPHINQVDESDISLLTKIATEREAMAKLAGGYILFISKNMAKSATGKALGTTTIRPQDTINWKVHFTVRDKYNSVVAKWHSYEKGETIKETVGSGEPSYIMLEIYPNAESALSAANAKLKQLKRNNETLDITMPGNPELFAEAKLNLIGFNQAVDGKWIVNRAKHTLNSSGYLTMLSASLSK; encoded by the coding sequence ATGAAACCTGAATTTAGCATTGAAGGAATAAAAGATCATGTAATATCGGTGCATCTTACTGATGAATCTGGTACTATAGATGATGTTGCAGAGGTATTCGTTGATTATGGCAATGAAAATGTAGAAGTTCCAAATGAATTGAACATAGCACTAGGTTATAAGGAAACGGGAATCTTTCCAATGGGTATATATACAGTCAACGAAGTTACGATACAAGGCCCACCTAAGACTCTACTAATCAAAGCTCATGCAACAAATTTAAGAATATCTTTGAAGGCAAAAGTATCAAAAGAATGGCGCCAAATTACCATAGAAAACTTAGTAAAAGAAATAGCCCAAAAACATGGATATGGATACAAAGTCGCTGAGGAATTTAAGAATGTATTAATACCCCATATTAATCAGGTAGATGAAAGTGATATAAGTCTGTTAACAAAGATCGCAACAGAGCGTGAAGCAATGGCAAAATTAGCTGGTGGGTACATATTATTTATTTCAAAAAACATGGCAAAATCAGCCACAGGAAAAGCTTTAGGAACAACGACTATTAGACCTCAAGACACAATTAATTGGAAAGTGCATTTTACTGTACGTGATAAGTATAATTCAGTAGTAGCAAAATGGCATAGCTATGAAAAGGGTGAGACTATTAAAGAAACAGTTGGTAGTGGCGAGCCAAGTTATATTATGCTAGAAATCTATCCAAATGCAGAGTCAGCGCTGAGTGCAGCAAATGCCAAGTTGAAACAATTGAAGCGTAACAATGAAACTTTAGATATAACTATGCCTGGTAATCCAGAGTTATTTGCAGAAGCTAAACTTAATCTTATAGGTTTTAATCAAGCGGTAGATGGTAAATGGATAGTTAATAGAGCGAAGCATACTTTAAATAGCTCAGGTTACCTTACTATGTTGTCAGCATCTTTGAGTAAGTAA
- a CDS encoding tail protein X, whose protein sequence is MTVHYITRENEMLDYICFKHYGYSSGAVEIVLEENPGLAEYGSFLPTGLKIKLPTIQKQLKKSKLKVWE, encoded by the coding sequence ATGACAGTACATTATATAACCCGAGAAAATGAAATGTTAGATTACATATGTTTTAAGCACTATGGATATAGCTCTGGAGCAGTAGAAATAGTATTAGAAGAAAACCCTGGTCTTGCAGAGTATGGAAGTTTTTTGCCTACAGGATTAAAGATCAAGTTACCTACAATACAAAAGCAATTAAAAAAATCGAAGTTAAAAGTGTGGGAATAA
- a CDS encoding phage tail protein, with the protein MLSLGQHKLSPTSVRYSKENRWSTIESIGKIPSLQNIGQGTENIDLEGIIYFHNLNDLNQLKSMKETEKNHEPSILVDKLGNVLGRFVIVRLEEKQTSYFPCGLPKKVEFSLSLRSYV; encoded by the coding sequence ATGCTATCACTTGGTCAACATAAGCTTTCTCCAACAAGTGTAAGGTATAGTAAAGAAAATCGTTGGAGTACAATTGAGTCTATTGGTAAAATACCTTCATTACAAAATATTGGCCAAGGTACAGAAAATATAGACTTAGAAGGAATAATTTATTTCCATAATCTCAATGATTTAAATCAATTAAAAAGTATGAAAGAAACTGAGAAAAATCATGAACCAAGTATCTTAGTAGACAAATTAGGAAATGTTTTGGGAAGATTTGTTATTGTGCGGTTAGAAGAAAAGCAAACGTCGTATTTTCCCTGTGGATTACCAAAAAAGGTTGAATTTAGCTTAAGTTTAAGGAGTTATGTATGA
- a CDS encoding phage tail tape measure protein, with protein sequence MSMLSIKIGATLDGSFNNAMTGSAAKLSKLGDSIRQLDSSMKSVSKFKQLNYDALEAMKNWKEAEKKAKESAAAIAKEKKEKKEPSKALRNEFEKLKASASKAKEAYIKKRDALHTLNEEIRKSGKDVKSLVRDQTKLGSSIEVLKGKYSKLGSVIQKQRNALAKKAHYRSQVMETIGLGLSLAAPIKVAIDFESAMADVKKVVNFKDGTNEAEEFAQKLKKLSREIPLSASELAQIAASGGQLGINKGKLLEFTTTVAKMATAFDMSAEQAGDSIAKLANIYGIAVEKMEEVGDVINYLSDNTAAKANDMIEALARVGGNAKQFGLDINQTSSLVNAFVSLGKQPEKAATAVNALLSKLQTAEGQGKEFKAALESIGITAEEMSQKVAENGQNALLHFFEILEKVDRQERSQILLNLFGQEYQDDIALIVGSLEEYKKAIDFVADKEKYNKSMQKEFNNRASTTANNLQLLKNTIAELGMNLGSVMLPPLNWISKILRSISTGIAWFAEKCPILTTGVMSIISALIIGKIAVVGFGYAFALAGGGILTFKAILQGTLLPVLTSLSARVIPAVIMGLKALTLTNPIGAAIAGLSVGAALVIANWQKVKDFFSSLWKSITKSIENWIGIGKFFNDSPIKALEKPVEAKIGSATSENNVFSKGNPLLNNNAFSRISNSRTNIESVITEKSSVADNSEKVLKDCEKCEQKIFNQTFTFNISIKAEPNQDVRSLADAVIKRIREKSRDVLFDSIEPIY encoded by the coding sequence ATGTCAATGCTTTCAATAAAAATAGGTGCGACGTTAGATGGAAGTTTTAATAATGCAATGACAGGTAGTGCAGCAAAGCTTTCTAAGCTGGGTGATAGTATAAGGCAGCTTGATTCGTCAATGAAATCTGTTTCCAAATTTAAGCAACTAAATTATGATGCCCTTGAAGCAATGAAGAATTGGAAGGAAGCGGAGAAAAAAGCAAAAGAATCAGCTGCAGCAATTGCTAAAGAGAAGAAGGAAAAAAAAGAGCCAAGCAAAGCACTGAGAAATGAATTCGAAAAATTGAAAGCATCAGCATCAAAAGCAAAAGAGGCTTATATCAAAAAGAGAGATGCACTTCACACATTAAATGAAGAAATCAGGAAAAGTGGAAAGGATGTCAAATCTTTAGTGAGAGATCAAACTAAACTTGGTTCATCTATTGAAGTACTAAAAGGAAAATACAGTAAATTAGGATCTGTAATACAAAAACAGCGAAATGCTTTGGCAAAAAAAGCGCATTATAGATCACAAGTAATGGAAACTATAGGACTAGGTCTTTCACTTGCAGCACCAATTAAAGTTGCGATTGACTTTGAAAGTGCTATGGCTGATGTTAAAAAGGTAGTAAATTTCAAGGATGGAACAAATGAAGCCGAAGAATTTGCTCAAAAATTGAAGAAATTATCCCGTGAAATACCATTATCAGCTTCAGAGTTAGCACAAATAGCTGCAAGTGGTGGACAGCTTGGTATCAACAAAGGTAAGCTACTTGAATTTACCACAACAGTAGCTAAAATGGCCACAGCATTTGACATGTCTGCTGAACAAGCTGGTGATTCTATTGCCAAACTCGCTAACATTTATGGAATCGCAGTAGAGAAGATGGAAGAAGTTGGTGATGTTATAAATTACCTATCAGATAATACTGCAGCTAAGGCGAACGATATGATTGAAGCACTCGCTAGAGTGGGTGGTAATGCAAAACAATTTGGTTTAGATATTAATCAGACAAGTAGTTTAGTAAATGCCTTCGTTAGTTTAGGTAAACAACCTGAAAAAGCAGCAACTGCTGTCAATGCTCTGCTTTCTAAACTTCAAACTGCTGAAGGGCAAGGAAAAGAGTTCAAAGCAGCATTGGAATCGATAGGTATCACTGCAGAGGAAATGTCACAAAAGGTTGCTGAAAACGGGCAAAACGCTCTACTTCATTTTTTTGAAATTTTAGAAAAAGTAGATAGACAGGAACGTTCACAAATCCTTCTCAATCTCTTTGGTCAAGAATATCAAGATGATATTGCATTGATAGTTGGGAGTTTGGAAGAATATAAAAAAGCAATAGATTTTGTGGCTGATAAAGAAAAGTATAATAAATCTATGCAAAAGGAATTTAATAACCGTGCAAGTACTACAGCAAATAATTTGCAGCTACTTAAAAATACAATAGCAGAGCTAGGAATGAACTTAGGGTCAGTTATGCTACCTCCTTTAAATTGGATAAGTAAGATTTTGAGGTCAATATCTACAGGTATAGCTTGGTTCGCAGAGAAATGTCCAATTTTAACTACAGGAGTTATGAGCATAATTTCAGCTCTTATTATTGGCAAGATTGCAGTGGTAGGTTTTGGTTATGCATTTGCATTGGCTGGAGGTGGAATACTAACTTTTAAGGCTATTTTGCAGGGAACACTTTTGCCAGTATTAACTTCGTTATCAGCGCGAGTAATTCCAGCAGTAATCATGGGACTGAAAGCTTTAACGCTAACCAATCCTATAGGAGCTGCTATTGCTGGACTATCAGTTGGTGCAGCGCTTGTAATTGCTAATTGGCAAAAGGTAAAGGACTTTTTTTCAAGTCTCTGGAAATCAATTACAAAATCTATAGAAAATTGGATTGGTATAGGAAAATTTTTTAATGATAGTCCAATAAAAGCATTAGAGAAACCAGTAGAAGCAAAAATAGGCAGTGCAACTAGTGAAAATAATGTTTTTAGTAAAGGAAATCCTTTATTGAATAATAATGCTTTTAGTAGAATTTCGAATAGTAGAACGAATATTGAAAGTGTGATTACAGAAAAAAGTTCTGTAGCAGATAATTCAGAGAAAGTTTTAAAAGACTGTGAAAAGTGTGAACAAAAAATTTTCAATCAAACTTTTACATTTAATATAAGTATAAAAGCAGAACCTAACCAAGATGTACGTAGTCTTGCTGATGCAGTAATAAAAAGAATAAGGGAAAAATCTCGTGATGTTTTATTTGATTCAATAGAACCAATTTACTAA
- a CDS encoding phage tail assembly protein gives MKTITLNNPITVDGISVSELSMREPKVRDLLAIERIEGEALKEVALIANLTSVPKEAVEDLCIKDYVEIQKVLKDFLSPLEQRT, from the coding sequence ATGAAAACTATAACACTAAACAACCCAATTACAGTTGATGGAATTTCTGTCTCAGAGTTATCGATGCGCGAACCTAAAGTAAGAGATTTACTTGCTATAGAACGTATAGAAGGAGAAGCCTTGAAAGAAGTAGCTTTAATTGCTAATCTAACATCCGTGCCAAAAGAAGCAGTTGAGGATTTATGTATTAAAGATTATGTAGAAATACAAAAGGTGCTAAAAGATTTTTTGTCACCGCTGGAACAGAGAACTTAA
- a CDS encoding phage major tail tube protein: MLPKILKNFNVFVDGRGYAGKIDEITLPKLTIKTEEYRAGGMDIPINIDMGMEKLEADFTFAEYDSELFRLFGLIDGNSVSLTLRGGMQGSGSNEVEGVIINLRGIFKEFDFGSWKPAEKATLKCTVAAHYYKLTIGGNELIEIDAENMIRKINGVDQMALLQTVLGI; this comes from the coding sequence ATGTTACCGAAGATTTTAAAGAATTTTAACGTATTCGTAGATGGTCGGGGTTACGCAGGAAAAATAGATGAAATTACCCTACCAAAACTTACCATAAAAACAGAGGAGTACCGTGCTGGTGGTATGGATATTCCAATAAATATTGATATGGGCATGGAGAAACTTGAAGCAGACTTTACTTTCGCTGAGTATGATTCAGAACTATTTAGACTTTTTGGCTTGATAGATGGAAACTCAGTATCTTTAACGCTCCGTGGAGGAATGCAAGGTAGTGGTAGCAATGAGGTTGAAGGAGTAATTATCAACCTTAGAGGCATATTCAAAGAATTTGATTTTGGTAGCTGGAAACCTGCTGAAAAAGCAACGCTGAAGTGTACTGTAGCTGCTCATTACTATAAACTTACCATAGGTGGCAATGAGCTGATAGAGATCGATGCTGAAAATATGATAAGAAAGATAAATGGCGTTGATCAAATGGCCTTGCTGCAAACGGTTTTAGGAATATGA
- a CDS encoding phage tail sheath subtilisin-like domain-containing protein: MAEEFLHGVNVIEVTSGAKTVRTAKSSVIGVIGTAPEADGQKFPLNKPVLIAGSLKEAAKLGKSGSLPSAINGIFSQIGATIVVIRVEESENSDPKLKEEETLKNIIGGVDKETGEYQGIEAFLSSESIIHVAPRILIAPQFTHQLPESENPKNPVVAALIGVAEKLRSIIVADGPNTNDEEAIKWRKSVGSSRVYVVDPWVKVFEGEERPASPFVAGLIAKIDSEQGFWHSPSNKEINGIVGTSRPIDFTLGNTNCRANHLNENEVTTIIHQNGYRLWGNRTCSNDSKWAFLSVRRTADLINDSLLRAHLWAVDRNITKTYIDDVIEGVNSYLANLKAQGAIISGKCYATPELNTPTNIASGKVYFDFEFTPPYPAEQITFRSHLVSGTIL, translated from the coding sequence ATGGCTGAAGAATTTTTACACGGAGTAAATGTTATAGAGGTAACCTCAGGGGCAAAAACAGTACGTACAGCTAAATCATCAGTGATAGGTGTAATTGGTACCGCACCTGAAGCAGATGGGCAAAAATTTCCACTGAATAAACCAGTGTTAATTGCAGGAAGCTTGAAGGAAGCAGCAAAGCTTGGAAAGAGTGGCAGTTTACCTTCTGCAATAAACGGAATATTTTCCCAAATTGGTGCAACAATAGTAGTAATTAGAGTTGAAGAAAGTGAAAACAGCGATCCAAAATTAAAAGAAGAAGAGACGCTGAAAAATATAATTGGCGGTGTTGATAAAGAGACTGGAGAGTATCAAGGGATAGAGGCATTCCTCAGCAGTGAAAGTATAATTCATGTTGCTCCAAGAATATTAATTGCACCTCAATTTACTCATCAATTGCCTGAATCTGAAAATCCTAAAAACCCAGTAGTAGCAGCTTTGATAGGAGTAGCAGAAAAGCTGAGAAGCATAATAGTAGCAGATGGTCCAAATACCAATGATGAAGAAGCAATAAAGTGGAGAAAAAGTGTAGGCAGCTCAAGAGTTTACGTGGTTGACCCATGGGTTAAGGTATTTGAAGGGGAAGAAAGGCCAGCAAGTCCATTTGTCGCTGGTTTAATAGCTAAGATAGACAGCGAGCAAGGCTTCTGGCACTCACCTTCAAATAAAGAAATAAACGGTATTGTTGGAACAAGCAGGCCTATTGATTTTACGCTCGGTAATACAAATTGCAGAGCAAACCACTTAAATGAAAATGAAGTAACAACGATAATTCATCAAAACGGCTATAGGCTTTGGGGAAATAGAACATGTTCAAATGACTCAAAATGGGCTTTTCTGTCAGTGAGAAGGACTGCAGATTTAATCAACGATAGTTTACTTCGAGCTCATCTATGGGCAGTTGATCGCAATATCACCAAAACTTATATAGATGATGTGATTGAGGGGGTGAATTCTTATTTGGCCAATTTAAAAGCGCAAGGAGCTATTATCAGTGGAAAATGTTATGCAACCCCAGAACTCAATACACCAACAAACATTGCAAGTGGAAAAGTATACTTTGACTTTGAGTTTACACCACCATATCCAGCAGAACAGATTACTTTCAGGTCACATCTTGTGAGTGGTACAATATTATAA